The proteins below come from a single Anderseniella sp. Alg231-50 genomic window:
- a CDS encoding DUF5330 domain-containing protein, producing MGITRILIVGMAVLILAPMPPENTSANQQPAAELQTHQLVSVAIGTFTDVSSFCERQPLTCTAMSDVASIAQAKAKYSIRLAYEWANGGGTSAYTVQPAADDALPVSGTHLETDQEFEPHTSGGKSISDLLNSSSADPLITGSTTKIADADTGTNTLRIEDILPDWRGPESSRQG from the coding sequence ATGGGTATTACAAGAATTTTGATTGTGGGGATGGCAGTGCTGATACTGGCGCCAATGCCTCCTGAAAACACATCCGCGAACCAGCAACCGGCGGCGGAATTGCAAACACATCAACTGGTGTCCGTGGCTATCGGTACCTTTACCGATGTCAGCTCGTTCTGCGAGCGCCAGCCGCTGACATGCACGGCAATGAGTGATGTTGCATCCATTGCCCAGGCCAAAGCCAAGTATTCAATTCGGCTGGCCTATGAATGGGCCAATGGCGGCGGCACGTCTGCCTATACCGTTCAACCTGCCGCAGACGATGCATTGCCTGTTTCCGGCACTCATCTTGAAACGGACCAGGAGTTCGAGCCGCACACTTCCGGCGGAAAAAGCATTTCGGACCTGCTCAATTCATCATCGGCCGATCCGCTGATCACAGGTTCGACCACAAAAATTGCCGACGCTGATACTGGCACCAATACGCTGCGTATTGAAGACATCCTGCCGGACTGGCGCGGCCCGGAATCAAGCCGTCAGGGCTAG
- a CDS encoding SufE family protein, whose amino-acid sequence MSEPNFDQLLDDFEFLDDWEERYKYVIELGRALEPLEDEARTPGNKVQGCASQVWLVSETDNSGARPVLTFRGDSDALIVKGLIAILHILLSGRAPRDIIETDVQAALGKLGLHEALTPQRSNGLAAMISRLKADAALLSA is encoded by the coding sequence TTGAGCGAACCGAATTTTGACCAGCTACTTGATGATTTCGAGTTCCTCGATGATTGGGAGGAGCGCTACAAATACGTGATTGAGCTGGGCCGCGCACTTGAGCCTCTTGAAGACGAGGCCCGGACCCCGGGCAATAAGGTACAAGGCTGCGCAAGCCAGGTCTGGCTGGTGTCGGAAACGGACAATTCCGGTGCACGTCCGGTTCTGACGTTTCGCGGCGACAGCGACGCATTAATCGTCAAGGGATTGATTGCGATCTTGCACATCTTGCTGTCCGGACGTGCGCCCCGCGACATCATCGAGACCGATGTTCAGGCGGCACTGGGAAAACTGGGCTTGCACGAAGCGCTTACGCCCCAGAGATCCAACGGCCTGGCAGCCATGATTTCCCGGCTGAAGGCCGATGCTGCCCTGTTATCGGCCTAG
- a CDS encoding PAS domain-containing protein, which translates to MILVGDFDAFRAQLVVPAQCELFDYWLSCSIDGAVPSRQVFTPVAIPQLLPHISLIDVDQAGRFRIRLAGTQLRDVFDREITGLQVSELERMSSAGYWQRACSSVVETGLPMQGAIKSPRITKDHLVQFWLRLPFAAQDGSVTQVLGFDACIPAADLQIDLSQCDQGEPDSLAV; encoded by the coding sequence TTGATTTTGGTCGGCGATTTTGATGCCTTTCGGGCGCAATTGGTGGTGCCTGCGCAGTGTGAGCTGTTTGACTACTGGCTCTCCTGCAGCATCGACGGTGCCGTACCGTCCCGCCAGGTGTTTACGCCGGTCGCAATTCCCCAGCTGTTGCCGCACATAAGCCTGATTGACGTGGATCAGGCCGGTCGCTTTCGTATCCGGCTGGCCGGTACGCAACTGCGCGATGTGTTCGATCGCGAGATTACAGGACTTCAGGTAAGCGAACTTGAGCGCATGTCCAGCGCCGGATACTGGCAGCGCGCCTGCTCGTCGGTTGTCGAGACGGGCCTGCCGATGCAGGGCGCGATAAAGTCACCGCGCATCACCAAGGACCATCTGGTCCAGTTCTGGCTGCGTTTGCCGTTTGCAGCACAGGACGGATCTGTCACGCAGGTATTGGGGTTTGATGCCTGTATTCCTGCAGCCGACCTGCAAATCGATCTTTCGCAGTGCGATCAGGGCGAACCGGATTCACTGGCAGTCTAG
- a CDS encoding MucR family transcriptional regulator yields the protein MSEIEENDTTYVELTAEIVCAYVGNNAVPSADIPTLIKQVHGALAEAAEENAANNGPAPEPAVAINRSITADYLICLEDGKKFKSLKRHLRTSYDMTPEEYREKWGLKSDYPMVAPNYAAERSKLAKKIGLGQGRRKRA from the coding sequence ATGTCTGAAATCGAAGAAAATGATACGACTTATGTTGAGCTGACCGCAGAGATAGTTTGCGCCTATGTGGGCAACAACGCTGTTCCTTCAGCAGATATACCCACACTGATCAAACAGGTCCACGGCGCCTTGGCTGAAGCAGCGGAGGAGAATGCTGCCAACAATGGTCCGGCACCCGAGCCGGCGGTCGCTATCAACCGCTCCATTACCGCCGACTATCTGATTTGTCTTGAAGACGGCAAGAAGTTCAAATCCCTCAAGCGGCATCTGCGCACGTCATACGACATGACGCCGGAAGAGTATCGTGAGAAATGGGGCCTCAAGTCGGACTATCCGATGGTTGCGCCGAATTATGCGGCAGAACGCTCCAAGCTGGCCAAGAAGATCGGCCTGGGGCAGGGTCGCCGCAAGCGGGCCTAA
- a CDS encoding DUF2336 domain-containing protein, which produces MSFDGDIQAAAGVQPNEGLIAAALLSCHPARVIPQVDELASDGNSLIDRLLTSAASLKLAENVVSCLVDVPQVDEEVAVAGDEGDAQEASTDQPAGKEKGKEKGKAKKASQDVAPPDAQALEDASRDLVAIMILPSGQAQPQERFFAGDALLGILPSLPPADLTSLTRTVARLDVVSERLRTFLVTHSDGDISCRMLKDAHYISDVDLLKVIPTGSEQQLRLIARRRLLNVVVCDAIIETGNAAAILELLRNAESQLSTSAFVKLMPIVVGNNDLESALCNRKDLPQAVGLEMFWQGGQNLRRYLLTRFLTESAALGRVMSIGMKVNAIPSFGSKPTPESIETLISQIEKGDPKAADTLSGYCRISSETAKKIVNDAGGEPITVVFKCLAQPRLIMAQALKRWVESDKCPINGEKRIAELHAQFDGMSFNKARMLLAYWDWATRETGPFRA; this is translated from the coding sequence GTGAGTTTTGACGGCGATATACAGGCGGCGGCGGGCGTTCAACCCAATGAAGGGTTGATTGCAGCAGCATTGCTGAGCTGCCATCCGGCAAGGGTGATCCCGCAGGTTGATGAGCTGGCCAGCGACGGAAACAGCCTGATTGACAGGCTTTTGACGTCAGCTGCATCCCTGAAACTTGCAGAAAACGTCGTAAGTTGCCTTGTCGATGTGCCCCAGGTCGACGAGGAAGTTGCCGTGGCCGGCGACGAGGGCGATGCCCAGGAGGCAAGCACCGATCAACCTGCCGGCAAAGAAAAAGGCAAAGAAAAGGGCAAGGCAAAAAAGGCGTCACAGGATGTTGCGCCACCCGATGCTCAGGCTCTGGAGGACGCAAGCCGCGATCTGGTCGCGATTATGATACTGCCGTCCGGTCAGGCTCAGCCGCAGGAGCGGTTTTTCGCCGGTGATGCATTGCTTGGTATTCTGCCAAGCCTTCCACCTGCCGATTTGACCAGCCTGACCAGAACCGTGGCCCGCCTTGATGTCGTCTCCGAACGGTTGCGCACGTTCCTTGTTACCCATTCCGACGGCGACATTTCCTGCAGAATGCTGAAGGATGCTCACTACATCTCGGATGTTGATCTGTTGAAAGTGATACCAACCGGATCCGAACAGCAGTTACGGCTCATTGCACGGCGCAGGCTGTTGAATGTGGTTGTCTGTGACGCGATCATCGAGACAGGCAATGCGGCTGCGATTCTTGAGCTGTTGCGAAATGCCGAAAGCCAGTTGTCCACGTCGGCCTTTGTCAAGCTGATGCCGATCGTTGTCGGCAACAACGACCTGGAATCTGCGTTGTGCAACCGGAAAGACCTGCCACAGGCGGTTGGCCTGGAAATGTTCTGGCAGGGCGGGCAGAACTTGCGGCGCTATCTTCTGACCCGCTTCCTGACGGAATCAGCGGCGCTTGGGCGGGTGATGAGTATCGGCATGAAAGTGAATGCCATTCCGTCTTTTGGAAGCAAACCAACGCCGGAAAGTATTGAAACACTGATTTCACAAATTGAAAAAGGCGACCCTAAAGCCGCCGATACATTGTCAGGTTACTGTCGGATTAGTTCCGAGACCGCCAAGAAGATCGTGAATGATGCCGGTGGTGAACCCATTACCGTTGTGTTCAAGTGCCTGGCCCAACCGCGACTAATAATGGCTCAGGCCCTGAAGCGCTGGGTCGAATCCGACAAATGCCCGATAAATGGCGAAAAGCGCATAGCGGAACTGCATGCCCAGTTTGACGGGATGTCGTTCAACAAGGCCCGGATGTTGCTGGCTTACTGGGACTGGGCCACCCGTGAAACCGGGCCTTTTAGAGCTTAA
- a CDS encoding MaoC family dehydratase, with translation MLEIDTPKELLRHVGETIGPGKWVDIPQSRIDAFADATDDRQWIHLDAERTQNELGHAPVAHGYLTLSMLAVMMYDLVHIETAGRIVNYGMNKVRFIAPVLAGDRARAEVTIGRVTCEDNFVRAIFDVSIFVERLEKPVMIAQSIILYFNQDGSGQ, from the coding sequence GTGCTTGAAATTGACACTCCGAAAGAGCTTTTACGCCATGTCGGCGAAACCATCGGCCCCGGCAAATGGGTCGACATTCCGCAATCGCGCATTGATGCGTTTGCGGATGCCACCGATGACCGGCAGTGGATACATCTGGATGCAGAACGCACACAAAACGAGCTGGGGCATGCGCCGGTTGCGCACGGGTACCTGACATTGTCCATGCTCGCCGTCATGATGTACGACCTGGTGCACATCGAAACTGCCGGCCGCATCGTCAATTACGGCATGAACAAAGTCCGCTTCATCGCCCCGGTGCTGGCCGGCGACAGGGCTCGTGCCGAGGTCACGATCGGCAGGGTTACGTGCGAAGACAATTTTGTAAGAGCGATCTTTGATGTTTCAATTTTCGTTGAACGACTTGAAAAACCCGTAATGATTGCCCAATCGATAATACTGTACTTCAACCAGGACGGATCAGGCCAATGA
- the msrB gene encoding peptide-methionine (R)-S-oxide reductase MsrB: MIDDKSKTDAEWREQLNDEQYHVLRKHGTERAFSHPFNNYKDEGTYVCAGCGTDLFKSDAKFDSGTGWPSFFQPKSSEAVSEHSDRSLFMKRTEVRCAACDGHLGHVFPDGPAPTGQRYCMNGAAMKFRPKA; encoded by the coding sequence ATGATTGACGACAAGAGCAAGACCGACGCCGAGTGGCGCGAGCAACTGAACGACGAACAATATCATGTGCTGCGCAAGCACGGCACGGAGCGTGCCTTTTCGCATCCGTTCAACAACTACAAGGACGAAGGCACCTATGTGTGTGCCGGATGCGGTACGGATTTGTTCAAGTCGGATGCCAAGTTCGATTCAGGCACCGGGTGGCCGAGCTTCTTTCAGCCCAAGTCGTCCGAGGCCGTGAGCGAACACTCTGACCGGTCGCTTTTCATGAAACGCACAGAGGTGCGATGCGCAGCGTGTGACGGTCATCTCGGTCACGTGTTCCCGGACGGCCCGGCACCCACCGGACAGCGTTACTGTATGAACGGTGCCGCCATGAAGTTCAGGCCGAAAGCCTGA
- a CDS encoding prolyl oligopeptidase family serine peptidase, with protein MTTTPPRAVKKPVSRDVHGHTLTDNYGWLRADNWQEVMRDPSVLDADIRAYLESENAWVENTMAPTESLQETLFDEMKGRIKEDDSSVPSRDGNYSYGVKYITGGQQPLFVRTSQDGNHETVLVDGNKEADGKEYFRIGGASHSPDHKLVAFAYDDKGSEFFTLVLREAGSSENLTDVIPDTGSGGVWSADSKYVFYIRLDENHRPSKLFCHKVGSPVTDDVLVHEETDAGFFMNVSKSQSGEWIIIDCHDHQSSESWLIPAAAPLTPPRIVEPREPNHEYSVDEAHGILYILTNSDAAEDFRIVTAPVGEPARKNWQDLVAHTPGTLILDHTVFANHLARLERHEGLPRIIVRELASGEEHTVSFDEEAYSLGMSSGYEFDTSMIRFSYSSMTTPSQVFDYDMASRQRTLRKQQDVPSGHDPTNYVTRRIMATADDGALVPISLLYHKDTKLDGSAPVWLYGYGSYGIAIPASFNTNILSLANRGFVYAIAHVRGGKDKGYGWYKAGKMMNKKNTFSDFITAARHLSAEGFTSDGNIVAQGGSAGGMLMGTIANMAPELFRGIIAEVPFVDVLNTMLDDTLPLTPPEWPEWGNPGASSEAFDYMRSYSPYDNVAAQAYPNLLAVGGLTDPRVTYWEPAKWVAKLRELKTNDNLLLFKTQMGAGHGGSPGRFDRLKEVALVYAFGLMVADRMEIPAS; from the coding sequence ATGACAACGACACCTCCACGCGCGGTAAAAAAACCTGTTTCCCGCGATGTTCACGGCCATACGCTGACAGACAATTACGGCTGGCTTCGCGCTGACAACTGGCAGGAGGTGATGCGTGATCCGTCGGTTCTGGATGCGGACATCCGGGCCTACCTGGAATCCGAAAACGCCTGGGTTGAAAACACCATGGCGCCGACCGAAAGCCTCCAGGAAACGCTGTTCGACGAGATGAAAGGGCGCATCAAGGAAGACGATTCCAGCGTCCCATCGCGCGATGGCAACTATTCATACGGGGTCAAATACATCACCGGCGGCCAGCAACCTCTTTTCGTGCGCACCAGCCAGGACGGCAATCACGAGACTGTTCTGGTCGACGGCAACAAGGAAGCCGACGGCAAGGAATATTTTCGCATTGGCGGAGCGTCGCACTCGCCGGATCACAAGCTGGTAGCGTTTGCCTATGACGACAAGGGATCGGAGTTCTTCACCCTCGTTTTGCGCGAAGCCGGTTCGTCGGAAAACCTGACTGACGTAATTCCCGACACCGGCAGCGGTGGTGTCTGGTCTGCCGACAGCAAGTACGTATTCTATATCCGGCTGGACGAGAACCACCGGCCGTCAAAACTGTTTTGCCACAAGGTCGGCAGCCCGGTCACCGATGATGTCCTGGTGCATGAAGAAACCGATGCCGGCTTTTTCATGAATGTCAGCAAGAGCCAGTCCGGCGAGTGGATCATTATCGACTGCCATGACCACCAATCGTCGGAAAGCTGGCTGATCCCCGCTGCCGCGCCCCTAACACCGCCGCGTATCGTCGAGCCCCGCGAGCCGAACCATGAATACAGTGTCGATGAAGCGCACGGGATACTCTATATCCTGACCAATTCAGACGCCGCTGAAGACTTTCGCATTGTCACTGCCCCGGTCGGCGAGCCTGCCCGGAAAAACTGGCAGGACCTGGTGGCGCACACACCGGGCACACTGATCCTCGATCATACTGTGTTTGCCAACCACCTGGCGCGGCTGGAACGCCATGAAGGCCTGCCGCGCATCATCGTGCGGGAACTGGCCTCCGGTGAGGAACACACGGTCTCCTTCGATGAAGAAGCCTACTCGCTCGGCATGTCGTCCGGGTATGAATTCGACACCAGCATGATCCGGTTTTCCTACTCGTCCATGACCACGCCCTCACAGGTGTTCGACTACGATATGGCGAGCCGGCAACGCACCTTGCGCAAGCAGCAGGATGTGCCATCGGGCCATGACCCGACAAACTATGTGACGCGCCGTATCATGGCTACAGCAGATGACGGCGCCCTGGTGCCGATTTCCCTGCTCTATCACAAGGACACAAAACTCGACGGGTCGGCACCGGTGTGGCTTTACGGTTACGGCTCCTACGGTATCGCCATACCGGCAAGTTTCAACACCAACATCCTGTCGCTGGCAAACCGCGGATTTGTCTACGCCATTGCCCATGTCAGGGGCGGCAAGGACAAGGGCTATGGCTGGTACAAGGCCGGCAAGATGATGAACAAGAAGAACACGTTCTCCGACTTCATCACCGCCGCCCGGCATCTTTCGGCGGAAGGCTTCACCAGCGACGGAAACATCGTGGCGCAAGGCGGCAGCGCCGGCGGCATGCTGATGGGCACCATCGCCAACATGGCGCCGGAACTGTTCAGGGGCATCATCGCCGAAGTGCCGTTTGTCGACGTCCTCAACACCATGTTGGATGACACGCTGCCGCTGACCCCGCCGGAATGGCCGGAATGGGGCAACCCGGGTGCAAGCAGCGAAGCCTTCGACTACATGCGTTCCTACAGCCCGTACGACAATGTAGCAGCGCAAGCTTATCCGAACCTGCTGGCGGTCGGTGGTTTGACCGACCCGCGCGTGACGTACTGGGAGCCGGCAAAATGGGTCGCCAAACTTCGCGAGCTCAAGACCAATGACAACCTGTTGTTGTTCAAGACCCAGATGGGCGCCGGCCACGGCGGTTCGCCAGGCAGGTTTGACCGTCTGAAGGAAGTGGCACTGGTCTATGCGTTCGGGCTGATGGTGGCTGACCGGATGGAGATACCTGCGTCTTAG
- a CDS encoding winged helix-turn-helix transcriptional regulator, producing the protein MLVKLTSRAWSLSILAQMDRGVPGRQATLISATGAGRTAFNQSLAHLIDLGLMERNPGHGHPLRSEFRLSAEGAQIAGIASTVESLVKQPCQRILLRRAWSLPVLSASRHPRYFGEIKTRLLPITDRALSQSLKLLETHQWLRRDVESSGRPLRARYRATDTGAEISRAISS; encoded by the coding sequence TTGCTTGTCAAGCTGACATCAAGGGCCTGGTCCCTGAGTATTCTGGCGCAAATGGATCGAGGCGTGCCCGGACGGCAGGCAACGTTGATCTCGGCGACCGGCGCCGGTCGCACGGCATTCAATCAAAGTCTTGCTCATCTGATCGATCTGGGACTGATGGAACGCAATCCCGGACACGGTCATCCGCTGCGTTCCGAATTCCGGTTGTCAGCCGAAGGTGCGCAAATTGCCGGTATTGCAAGCACGGTCGAATCCCTTGTGAAACAACCTTGCCAGCGAATACTGCTGCGGCGGGCCTGGAGTTTGCCCGTTCTCAGCGCAAGTCGGCATCCCCGTTACTTCGGCGAGATCAAAACCCGGTTACTTCCCATCACAGACAGGGCGTTGTCCCAGTCATTGAAGCTCCTGGAAACACACCAATGGCTTCGACGCGACGTGGAATCTTCGGGCAGGCCCCTCAGAGCCAGATACCGGGCCACGGACACTGGTGCGGAAATCAGCCGCGCGATCAGCTCGTAA
- a CDS encoding VOC family protein translates to MPVVSLENTITIAISVKDRHLSAHWYAENLGFELLYHADEAGWSELKTMTDGVTLGLGEQAEPNPGNSVPVFGIADISSARSALEAADVRFDGETITIEGMVSTATFYDPDGNALMLAQDLTG, encoded by the coding sequence GTGCCCGTCGTTTCACTGGAAAACACCATTACGATTGCAATCTCCGTCAAGGATCGGCATCTCAGTGCACACTGGTATGCAGAAAACCTTGGTTTTGAACTTCTGTATCACGCCGACGAAGCGGGCTGGAGCGAGTTGAAGACAATGACTGACGGCGTCACCCTGGGACTGGGTGAGCAGGCTGAACCAAATCCGGGCAATTCGGTGCCGGTTTTCGGGATCGCAGACATCTCTTCCGCGCGAAGCGCCCTGGAGGCTGCCGATGTCAGGTTCGACGGTGAAACGATTACCATTGAGGGGATGGTCAGCACGGCGACGTTCTACGATCCGGACGGCAATGCGTTGATGCTGGCCCAGGATCTCACAGGCTAA
- a CDS encoding acyl-CoA dehydrogenase family protein, translating into MSDAAHNISAKPAVVADFNWEDPLDLEGQLTEEERMIRDSVREFAEDKLATRVKSAFRDERFDREIMTEAGELGLMGIMTDPAYGGQGLGYVAYGLIAREIERVDSGYRSAISVQNSLVMHPIEAYGSEAQKKKYLPKLATGEMVGCFGLTEPDAGSDPGGMKTRAKRTSSGYVLNGSKMWITNSPIADIAVIWAKLEDEGIHGFIVERDMKGFSTPKIEGKFSLRASVTGEIVLDNVEVPEDALMPNTRGLSGPFGCLNKARYGIAWGVIGAAEDCWHRARQYTLDRKQFGRPLAATQLVQKKLADMQTEITLGLHGCLALGRGLEAGRLSPTSISILKRNNCGKALDIARMARDMHGGNGISDEYHVIRHMVNLETVNTYEGAHDVHALILGRAQTGIQAFF; encoded by the coding sequence ATGTCAGATGCCGCCCACAATATTTCCGCAAAACCTGCCGTGGTTGCCGACTTCAATTGGGAAGACCCGCTCGACCTGGAAGGCCAGCTGACCGAAGAAGAACGCATGATCCGTGACAGCGTGCGTGAGTTTGCCGAAGACAAGCTGGCAACCCGCGTCAAGTCCGCGTTCCGCGATGAACGGTTTGACCGCGAGATCATGACCGAAGCAGGCGAGCTTGGCCTGATGGGCATCATGACCGACCCGGCCTATGGCGGCCAGGGGCTGGGTTATGTGGCCTACGGCCTGATCGCGCGCGAGATCGAACGGGTTGATTCAGGCTATCGTTCCGCCATTTCGGTGCAGAACTCACTCGTCATGCACCCGATCGAGGCTTACGGCTCCGAAGCGCAGAAGAAGAAGTACCTGCCCAAGCTGGCCACCGGTGAAATGGTCGGCTGTTTTGGCCTCACCGAGCCTGATGCGGGCTCTGACCCCGGCGGCATGAAAACCCGCGCCAAGCGCACCTCATCCGGATACGTGCTCAACGGCTCGAAAATGTGGATCACCAATTCACCGATCGCCGATATCGCCGTGATCTGGGCCAAGCTGGAAGACGAAGGCATTCACGGCTTTATCGTTGAACGCGACATGAAGGGTTTTTCAACACCGAAGATCGAAGGCAAGTTTTCCCTGCGCGCATCGGTGACCGGCGAAATCGTACTCGACAATGTCGAAGTGCCCGAAGATGCCCTGATGCCCAACACACGCGGGCTGTCCGGCCCGTTCGGCTGCCTCAACAAGGCGCGTTACGGCATTGCCTGGGGCGTTATCGGCGCTGCTGAAGACTGCTGGCACCGGGCACGTCAATATACGCTCGACCGCAAGCAGTTCGGCCGCCCTCTTGCCGCCACGCAGCTGGTTCAGAAGAAACTGGCCGACATGCAGACCGAGATTACGCTGGGCCTGCACGGCTGCCTCGCGCTGGGCCGCGGGCTTGAAGCTGGCCGGTTGTCACCCACATCCATTTCCATCCTGAAGCGCAACAATTGCGGCAAGGCGCTGGACATTGCGCGCATGGCGCGTGACATGCATGGTGGCAACGGTATTTCGGACGAGTATCACGTCATTCGCCACATGGTGAACCTTGAGACGGTGAACACGTATGAAGGTGCACACGATGTTCACGCACTCATTCTGGGCCGGGCACAGACCGGTATTCAGGCATTCTTCTAA
- a CDS encoding Fe-Mn family superoxide dismutase yields the protein MALELPDLPYAYDALGPYMSKETLEFHHDKHHQAYVTNGGNLLKDSPHAGKSLEDICKAAFSEGNAGLVNNVGQHYNHLHFWNWMKPNGGGKSLPGALQAAVDSDLGGYDQMRADFINAGVTQFGSGWAWLAVKDGKLAVMKTANGENPLMHGATPILGCDVWEHSYYIDYRNARPKYLEAWFDNLVNWEYVEQLHSTA from the coding sequence ATGGCTCTCGAACTTCCTGATCTCCCCTATGCCTATGATGCGCTTGGTCCTTACATGTCCAAGGAAACCCTGGAGTTTCACCACGACAAGCATCACCAGGCCTATGTTACCAACGGCGGCAACCTGCTGAAGGATTCCCCGCATGCGGGCAAGTCGCTGGAAGACATCTGCAAGGCAGCTTTTTCGGAAGGCAATGCAGGTCTCGTCAACAATGTCGGCCAGCACTACAACCACCTGCATTTCTGGAACTGGATGAAACCGAACGGCGGCGGCAAGAGCCTGCCCGGCGCACTTCAGGCAGCAGTGGACAGCGACCTTGGCGGTTATGACCAGATGCGCGCAGACTTCATCAATGCCGGCGTGACCCAGTTCGGCTCCGGCTGGGCGTGGCTTGCGGTTAAAGACGGCAAACTTGCCGTCATGAAGACCGCCAACGGCGAAAACCCGCTGATGCACGGTGCAACACCGATCCTCGGCTGCGATGTGTGGGAACATTCCTATTACATCGACTACCGCAATGCGCGCCCGAAATACCTGGAAGCCTGGTTCGACAACCTGGTGAACTGGGAATATGTCGAGCAGCTGCACTCTACCGCCTGA
- a CDS encoding EamA family transporter gives MTQKTAPTIDLMSGLLLLALAAVWGGSFFFAEVALAEVPPLTITLHRVFWAVPVLLLVVLWRGTKIPTSPRTWGAYLVMGALNNAIPFSLIFWGQKTIESGLASILNGTTAVFGAVVSGLMLVDEPLTARKIIGAVFGVFGVAVIMGFDALTSLDLRNLAQLAVLGASLSYAFASVWGKVSLSDNAPEMNALGMLVGSTVLMIPIAIWSDGLPVLSLSANVWASLLSVAVFSTAIAYLLYFAILARAGAANLMLVTLLIPPFAIGLGVAFLGERLGLEAWLGFGLIAIGLAITDGRLLAGARRLMGGKT, from the coding sequence ATGACCCAAAAAACCGCACCCACGATTGATCTCATGTCCGGCCTGCTGCTGCTGGCACTGGCCGCCGTCTGGGGCGGGTCATTCTTCTTTGCCGAAGTTGCACTGGCGGAAGTGCCGCCGCTGACCATAACGCTGCATCGGGTATTCTGGGCGGTGCCTGTGCTGCTGCTGGTCGTCTTGTGGCGCGGAACGAAAATCCCCACGTCGCCGCGAACCTGGGGCGCCTATCTGGTCATGGGTGCCTTGAACAATGCCATACCGTTTTCACTGATCTTCTGGGGCCAGAAGACAATCGAGAGCGGACTGGCCTCGATTCTGAACGGCACAACAGCGGTTTTCGGGGCCGTCGTCTCCGGTCTCATGCTGGTTGACGAACCGCTTACAGCGCGAAAAATCATCGGCGCGGTATTTGGGGTTTTTGGTGTTGCCGTGATTATGGGGTTTGACGCTCTCACCAGTCTCGACCTCAGGAACCTGGCCCAGCTCGCCGTTCTGGGCGCTTCCCTGTCTTATGCGTTCGCAAGTGTGTGGGGCAAAGTCTCGCTGTCCGATAATGCGCCGGAGATGAATGCGCTTGGCATGCTCGTCGGCAGCACCGTTTTGATGATCCCGATCGCCATCTGGTCGGACGGGCTGCCTGTCCTTAGTCTTTCGGCCAATGTTTGGGCGTCGCTGCTTTCAGTGGCGGTATTTTCGACCGCAATTGCGTATCTTTTGTATTTCGCCATTCTGGCGCGGGCCGGCGCCGCCAACCTAATGCTGGTCACCCTGCTGATCCCGCCCTTTGCCATCGGCCTGGGCGTCGCGTTTCTTGGTGAGCGGCTCGGGCTGGAGGCGTGGCTCGGCTTCGGGCTCATCGCAATTGGCCTGGCGATTACCGACGGGCGCTTGCTGGCTGGCGCCCGCAGATTGATGGGCGGCAAAACCTGA